In Rhipicephalus microplus isolate Deutch F79 chromosome 9, USDA_Rmic, whole genome shotgun sequence, one genomic interval encodes:
- the LOC119164939 gene encoding uncharacterized protein LOC119164939, giving the protein MEASAGFRIGFPYALHAPGLYGPPSFGSQLSGDSAAAAVLRGSGSSGRGGASPPASGTTRAEVADLGEELRSDDDSPGPVARRMGLSPTSSCFGVSVHPSALASEMSSTQGHHGLQRHMHPHSQHHLHPGSVVSVGARPSLAAVTAAVSSAPSLASLPAVSQPGERHRAPSSTPEPPRAPPASQASAMMAGGRKHRHAKTMRLSINARERRRMHDLNDALDELRSVIPYAHSPSVRKLSKIATLLLAKNYILMQANALEELRRIIAYMNQAGGVAIPAAAAGPLAACCPVPTQVASVQNHGGETGRGGKFPGTPSPGLFSPFAPALNGGSPTDSGGGISDVKP; this is encoded by the exons ATGGAAGCCAGCGCGGGTTTTCGGATCGGCTTCCCGTACGCCCTACACGCCCCAGGTCTGTACGGCCCACCGTCCTTCGGCAGCCAGCTGTCCGGTGACTCCGCGGCCGCTGCCGTTCTTCGAGGCAGCGGTAGCAGTGGACGCGGCGGTGCCTCCCCACCGGCCAGTGGCACGACCCGGGCCGAAGTGGCGGACCTCGGTGAGGAACTGCGAAGTGACGACGACTCGCCGGGACCCGTGGCCCGCAGGATGGGTCTGTCGCCCACCAGTTCGTGCTTCGGCG TGTCTGTACACCCGTCCGCACTGGCCTCAGAGATGTCGTCCACACAAGGTCATCACGGGCTGCAGAGGCATATGCACCCGCACTCGCAACACCACTTGCACCCAG GCTCCGTCGTCTCCGTCGGAGCACGACCCTCCCTCGCCGCTGTCACAGCGGCCGTATCGTCGGCGCCCAGCCTGGCCAGTCTGCCTGCAGTGAGCCAACCCGGCGAGCGGCACCGTGCCCCGTCGTCGACCCCCGAGCCTCCTCGGGCGCCGCCCGCGAGTCAGGCGTCCGCCATGATGGCCGGGGGCCGCAAGCACCGGCACGCCAAGACCATGCGGCTGAGCATCAACGCGCGCGAGCGAAGGCGTATGCACGACTTGAACGACGCGCTCGACGAGCTGCGCTCCGTCATTCCGTACGCGCACAGCCCGTCTGTGCGCAAGCTCTCCAAGATCGCCACGCTCCTGCTCGCCAAAAACTACATTCTCATGCAG GCCAACGCCCTGGAGGAACTGCGTCGCATCATCGCGTACATGAATCAGGCCGGAGGCGTGGCCATCCCAGCCGCAGCCGCGGGTCCTCTGGCGGCTTGCTGCCCCGTGCCGACACAGGTGGCCTCGGTGCAGAACCACGGCGGCGAAACCGGAAGAGGAGGCAAGTTCCCGGGAACCCCTAGTCCTGGTCTCTTCTCGCCATTCGCTCCCGCGCTGAACGGCGGAAGCCCTACGGACTCCGGAGGTGGCATTAGTGACGTCAAGCCGTGA